The following nucleotide sequence is from Osmia lignaria lignaria isolate PbOS001 chromosome 16, iyOsmLign1, whole genome shotgun sequence.
CGATTCCGACGCGAATGAAAACACCCGCACGAAACCTGGTGACGATCGTTAACCACGAGCACGGCAAACGATCTCTGCTCAAACTATGCGGTGTATACGCGCGATTAAGCTTGCGCAATCTGCCAATTAACGATTAGCATTTAACGTTCTATAACGCGGATCACCGATCGTTTCACTATTCAATTAGGATGAAGAAATTTTAAGGAAACTAGCACaattcgatgaaaattaatgGCAATAAAACTGCACATTCTGTTCACTTGTCTTCTATAATCATTTCCCTCCTTCTTCGTTTTCTATACTAGAATCAAATGAACTTATAGTTTACCTTCGCGTAAGTTAAAAAGTAACTAGGTTTTACAAACCTGAATTACAAGTGGAGAAACGTGGAGATGAAAAATTCTTCCTCTGTATCAGCTTTTCAATTGATTTGATTCGTTTATCCGAATCGTTTGAATGTTCCAAGATACGAAAGTATACAGTTTTTGTACTAACATGTGCGACATCTAGAGTACGATTACGAAGTTAGATTAAGACCGCCATGACAGCTGATGCTTTTCGTATCGCTTGACGTTTGGTCAGAACATGTCATTTTGTACACTTAATTTCAACAAATGGCAGACTTCTTTTTCGATTTTGATACATCGCTTGCAGTAAGTAAGCTCGTCCCTCTTCAATATATATTTGGTAGCGAGTTTTGTTTCGAAAGGCTGGCAAATGCAGCAAGAAAAGTACGGAAACGTATGCGGTTTCGACGAAACTCGGATTGTGGTTCTGTTCGTGCACGCAGAAATTTAAGCTGTCCGTGTAATTCCTCGAAAACAAATAATTGCTTATGCAACGCAGCATtcaaaacctatttaatcgattcttaatattttgcttTCATCCATCCCTTGTTTGTACGTATACCGTTTCTAAAACACCCACTACGTACCATTACCTCGAGTAGCCATGGAGGTACGTCGCATAACCTAACCAATGTTTCGATCCCTTCAAAGGTCATTAACACTGTTACCTTCTTCTCAAGTATCGCTACCTTAATTTTTTCTCCGTTATCGCATCGTTTTCTTCCATTTGTTTCTTTGGCCAGTTTATACATATCGTTTTAGCAGAATTGGCAGAGTATATAACCGTCGAATGCTTCGAAACGGCTTGCGCATCTTTATTGTATCaaaattttgtttgttttatagtcgaaaaaaaaaatatttttcatctaaAAATTGCTGCATCAATAACGCTTTTCACATTCCCTTCTGTTTTTTTATAATCTGTGTAGAATAGCAGTTTAGAAGATGGTCTGGATTGTCCATTGGAAGAAGATGATATTGGAGAAGAGGAGGAATACGATGCGCTAAACGATGAAACTTTTGGGTCTGAAGCCACGATTGGCGATTGGGAGAAAGATCATGAAAAACTTGCAAAGATTACAGAATCCAGTCGTCCGCAGCACCAAAGTGCTGGAGGGAAAAAAGTAAATACGTTTCCTTTAATCTCTTCCTGTCTTATTCTCACCGGCAATGGCAGAATGactgaattttaataataataattacagaatGGAGTCCATACCGATATAGAAGATAATTTATCTCATTTGGTGTTAGATGAAAAAGAGGGTATCGTCCCCAGACCTGGGGTATGGGATAGTCCTAATTTATCTGTTCCTAAACCTCGCCCACCTTTAACCTTACCGTCGGCTTTAACGAACGTGTGCACCGTCGAAGAATTGGAGAAAGGTCTAATCGCGAATAGACCTCCTCCAGGATTAAATAAGCTCCCTCAGACGCAGCAACAGAAGCCCGATGGATCGCTTTTGTTCGATTCCCTATCCGGTCCACCGCGTTTCCCACCGGGGTTGGGTATACCACCCCCGCATCCCGTTGTTTTACCACCAAACATGAGGTTTCCGCACCCTCCGTTCGTGCAGTATCCTAGACTACTGCCCAGTAAGTATATTTTGCTTTGATGAGCGAAACGTGCATAGCTTTCTTGCAagctaataataattattcccacagatcaacccGGAAATGTACTGAGATATCCTGTAGCACCACATTTAATGCTGCCGCATCCTGCGCAAAGACAGCCAATTCATGGTTCTTTTTGTAACAGTTTCCCAGTAAGTTTCGTTAAATTACATGCAGCCACATCGATATAACTGTTTCAAAGAAAACAATATATGTTTGCAGCAACCTCCACATTCAAATTTAGGTCATCCTCCATTTTTACGGCCCGATCATGGCATGATGCCTCCTTTTCCTATCAACCAAACTAAtcatcaacaacaacaacaacaacaacaacattcttttccgcatcctggaaatcaaagaaatcaAAATAGGCCCTTTCATCATGTGGAACAGCAAGGAAATCATCAAACCTTTTTTAAAAACAACCAACACCATCGTAATTACGACCGAAATAATCagcgacaatatcattatcatcatcagtATCAAGGAGTAAATGGAGTAAGCAGTTCTGGCGAATACGATGAATATGCTGATCTTATGACTAATCGAGAGAAGCAGTGGTTAATTAACATTCAACTGCTACAATTGAACACAAACGAGCCATATGTtgatgattattactataccgtATTCTGcgataaaagaaataaacagAGCACAAATCAGGATCAGAAGGATAAAAaacacaacaataacaacaacaatggCTACCATAGAGATAataggtaattattattttcactcCTTTCGAGATTTATTTAGAATAGTTTAGAATAAAGTTTCATTATTTACAGAGATCGGGATCAGCAATCTCATCATGTACTTCCGAGGCCAGTATACACGCCAATGCAGTTTGAAAACTCGTTAGGTAAACTACAGTTCGCCAGCGTAATTGCACCGCGTAAAGTAATCGACATGGATGTAGTACCAAACAGTGATCCTCAGCAAACAACGCAAATGCAACAGAAAGATACAAAAAGAACGAGACAGTTGTTGCTTGAAATTGAAAGGGTATTTATATCAGATGTTGAACTCGATCATTTTGTCGTGTTACTTGAACAAtcgttatttttcttctctatttttATCAGTTATACGTGATACAATTGAAGCTCGAAGATTTACACAATCCTTTAGCTCTGCTGAGTGAACAACAAAATCAAGAAGGAGAAAATGAAACAAACGTTGTTAAAAAGACTAGCCCggaattaataaatgcaatgttGATGGCTCTCCTTCAGTTAATACGAGACGATAAATTAGCAAGTATGCTAAGTATTCGGAAAGGAAAGGTAAGGAAACCTTAAGTCGATCGATTTTTCTCACTGTTCATCTCTATTCTATTGTGCAGACGCTGTTGTTGAGGTTCTTGCCATTCGTGAACGTAACGGACCATCGTAATCAATTAGAAGAGCTGTGGAAGGCTATATTTCGAGGATTAGCCGTAATAGGTCGTAGAGATTCTCATCTGTTAATATCCCTACATTCGGAATTTCAACGTTGGTTCAACGACGTACAAGATTTCGGGACGATACTTCGTCTAGCTCGCTCGCTATCAGACTCTGTTAGTCAGCCTATCAAGATCAATAGTTTGGCTTTTGCTCTTACGAACGAGGTTTGTTTACGATTTTATTAAAACGacgctttatttttatttttttatttttttcggttttctttttatatctaCATTTCAATGCTTTTCTGTTTAGTTTGGTGTATCCGTAATTGCCTCGATGCTTGAACAAGCAGAAAACTTATACCCTACGGATGATTCCTTATCTTCGGAATGGTCCTCCTTCATAGCAAACATCATCAAAACAATTGGTGAAACTCCGCCATGCGTTGCACCTTGTCAAGCACTTAAATCGATTATCTCATTTAAAAAGCGGAAGGTACACGACTTTGGAACTTCTACTAACCAATGCTAATCCTTCCGAAAAGTCGATGATCGACatcattttataaaaacttGCTTTTCGTTACGACAGAGGAAAGAGAAATTATGCTGCAGAAGAATTGCAGTAGATACTTCGATACTGCTACATTATTGTCGTTATTAATTTTTCCATACGACGATTATATTTTATCGTaatcgatatcattattttaCAGAGTAGACCTTTTATGTGTATCCTGAACGCAGCGGCACAACAGTCGAGATTCGATTTATATCGAAAATAACGTGTTCAGTTCGGCGTCTTGTTCTTGTGCCACGAATGttttaactttttcctttttttctttttttctatttttttctcagTTATGTCTACTATGTAAAGGTATAAAGTCGATTATTTTCAACGCATAAAGTACACGTGCTATTCTTATAAGTTCTTTGTtcgtaatttttcttaattttttttttcttgtaaaatatatttcaagttAAATTTGCACGATATTAAAATGTAAGTTTATCAGTGTCGTTTAAACACAAACGGTTTGTGCTCGTTTTTTCCGCGCGTTATAGCATAGCGATTCGCGATCTCGAGGGTAATGTAATTCATTGTTTCAAGTTCGATCTTTCTGTCGTCGATATCGTTCGATAGTCGGAACATCATTTTTCGGTTAGACGTAAAAATGGATACTGTAATTTTATGTAAGTTTCTCTAGATCTTTACTTTTCtcattcattctttttttctgttctctctttttctttctaggTCTCGGTAAAGTAAGTTTTCTCGACTCTGTTGCGCCAAACGATTGGTAATATGTACGAGCGAACCGAAGGAAAATTAGGTAACGGCAAATATAGATTTTTAACCTTGTTTACAATTTCGATAAAAACTGCATATCGTTATTCGAGAGATTAATTTCATAAGATAACGCTTTATCTTTGCGCAAGAATGGTTGATATCTAAAAATAGTATAGTTTGTTcgtttgtattattttttttttttacagccTAGTGAAAGGCAGAGAAATCGTGTATGCAATAATTATATAAGTTTGTATGtcgagagaaaagaaatatgCAGTTTTTAtatgtaacaattaacaaagtAAACTGAACGAACATCAGCGTCAGCTGATTTCAACTTCTTGTTTATTGTTTGTTCGTGAAATATATCCCCTTCTCGTGTGTGTTCGTTAAAACATGATTGTTATCGGCTAAAATATTTGCGTACCTATTTCGTGATCGTAATTATTATCCTATCGCCAGAAAAAGATCGCTGCGACGAATCTAGCGGAGGCGCGGAAAGCGATTTGAAATATACGACGACATGGCCTTTAGTATACAGTATAAGTGGTTACTTTTTATCGCAGTACACATTAATAAATTCTTATGTACATTTAGCTTGTACATAGAGCGACTCTGATGAATGAATGACttcatatattttgtaattggATGCGaaagagaatttatttttcgCTTCCGTGACATAGCGTTACGTCATTTttgcaaagaaaagaaaagattataaaaaaaaaaacagagat
It contains:
- the Patr-1 gene encoding protein associated with topo II related - 1; this translates as MADFFFDFDTSLANSSLEDGLDCPLEEDDIGEEEEYDALNDETFGSEATIGDWEKDHEKLAKITESSRPQHQSAGGKKNGVHTDIEDNLSHLVLDEKEGIVPRPGVWDSPNLSVPKPRPPLTLPSALTNVCTVEELEKGLIANRPPPGLNKLPQTQQQKPDGSLLFDSLSGPPRFPPGLGIPPPHPVVLPPNMRFPHPPFVQYPRLLPNQPGNVLRYPVAPHLMLPHPAQRQPIHGSFCNSFPQPPHSNLGHPPFLRPDHGMMPPFPINQTNHQQQQQQQQHSFPHPGNQRNQNRPFHHVEQQGNHQTFFKNNQHHRNYDRNNQRQYHYHHQYQGVNGVSSSGEYDEYADLMTNREKQWLINIQLLQLNTNEPYVDDYYYTVFCDKRNKQSTNQDQKDKKHNNNNNNGYHRDNRDRDQQSHHVLPRPVYTPMQFENSLGKLQFASVIAPRKVIDMDVVPNSDPQQTTQMQQKDTKRTRQLLLEIERLYVIQLKLEDLHNPLALLSEQQNQEGENETNVVKKTSPELINAMLMALLQLIRDDKLASMLSIRKGKTLLLRFLPFVNVTDHRNQLEELWKAIFRGLAVIGRRDSHLLISLHSEFQRWFNDVQDFGTILRLARSLSDSVSQPIKINSLAFALTNEFGVSVIASMLEQAENLYPTDDSLSSEWSSFIANIIKTIGETPPCVAPCQALKSIISFKKRKVSVK